One Deltaproteobacteria bacterium genomic window carries:
- a CDS encoding sel1 repeat family protein: protein MSNIQLDLKVQSFTWTLILLAIPVCAVLSVFHGCDVRHPIDKRSCLKGSVQACVTVGDAYASVHPDDLAYLFSMIFGYHHAAKTWYGHACDLGSSTGCYQFGVFSRSSGDDWFTDSFNVEDARKGFQRACDAKVADACLALGEMAHDASDEAQATHFYGLACDGKSAEGCFNLGLARWAGRGGLSANAHEGQKLIDQACTLGDSNACKRLNNHWLKLDLAVEACADGGSTDACAEADDLKEQSKSWPP, encoded by the coding sequence TTCTGCTGGCGATCCCGGTGTGCGCGGTGCTCTCCGTCTTCCACGGCTGCGACGTGCGCCACCCGATCGACAAGCGCTCGTGTCTGAAGGGCTCCGTGCAGGCGTGCGTCACGGTCGGCGACGCGTACGCCTCGGTCCACCCCGATGACCTCGCGTATCTGTTCTCGATGATCTTCGGCTACCACCACGCGGCGAAGACCTGGTACGGCCACGCCTGCGACCTCGGCTCGTCGACTGGCTGCTATCAGTTTGGAGTCTTCAGTCGAAGCAGCGGCGACGATTGGTTCACCGATAGCTTCAATGTCGAAGACGCGCGCAAGGGGTTCCAGCGCGCCTGCGACGCCAAGGTGGCCGACGCCTGTCTCGCGCTCGGCGAGATGGCCCACGACGCCTCCGACGAAGCGCAGGCCACGCACTTCTACGGCCTCGCCTGCGATGGCAAGAGCGCCGAAGGCTGCTTCAACCTCGGCCTGGCACGCTGGGCAGGCCGAGGCGGGCTCTCGGCGAACGCGCACGAGGGACAGAAGCTGATCGACCAGGCGTGCACGCTGGGCGACTCCAATGCCTGTAAGCGCCTGAACAACCATTGGCTGAAGCTGGACCTCGCCGTGGAGGCCTGTGCCGACGGCGGCTCGACGGATGCGTGCGCCGAAGCCGACGATCTGAAGGAGCAATCGAAATCGTGGCCGCCATGA
- a CDS encoding ABC-2 family transporter protein: MRGAARYLTVLGIQLRASTAVGMQYRFDFLLEGVMTLFWMVVTLTPLFVVFGTRGAIAGWSYPEALVVVGWFTLIRGILEGAINPSLLTVIDHVRKGTLDFVLLKPFDAQFMVSTAKFDPWRMFDGFGAIAIFVYAFARLGRTPAPLHVLAAAALLLAAVMVLYSIWILVISAAFFAVRIDNLSYFFNSILDAARWPISVFRGALRFVFTFVFPLALMTSFPAMALLGKLDLSTALLSVGGGLAFSVFARLAWGRSIAHYTSASS, from the coding sequence ATGCGCGGCGCCGCTCGCTACCTCACCGTGCTGGGAATTCAGCTTCGCGCCTCGACCGCGGTGGGCATGCAGTACCGCTTCGACTTCCTGCTCGAAGGGGTGATGACCCTCTTCTGGATGGTGGTCACGCTCACGCCGCTCTTCGTGGTCTTCGGCACGCGCGGTGCGATTGCCGGTTGGAGCTATCCGGAAGCGCTGGTGGTGGTGGGCTGGTTCACGCTCATCCGCGGCATCCTCGAGGGCGCCATCAACCCCAGCCTGCTCACGGTCATCGACCACGTGCGCAAGGGGACGCTGGACTTCGTACTGCTCAAGCCCTTCGACGCACAGTTCATGGTGTCGACGGCCAAGTTCGATCCCTGGCGCATGTTCGACGGCTTCGGCGCGATCGCGATCTTCGTCTACGCGTTCGCGCGGCTCGGACGGACGCCCGCGCCGCTGCACGTGCTCGCGGCCGCGGCGCTGCTGCTCGCGGCGGTGATGGTGCTGTACTCGATCTGGATCCTCGTCATCAGCGCGGCGTTCTTCGCCGTGCGCATCGACAACCTCAGCTACTTCTTCAACTCCATCCTCGACGCCGCCCGCTGGCCGATCTCCGTGTTCCGCGGGGCGCTGCGGTTCGTGTTCACGTTCGTGTTCCCGCTGGCGCTGATGACCTCGTTCCCGGCCATGGCGCTCCTGGGCAAGCTCGACCTGAGCACGGCGCTGCTGTCGGTCGGCGGAGGACTGGCCTTCAGCGTGTTCGCGCGGCTGGCGTGGGGGCGGTCGATCGCGCACTACACGTCGGCGAGCAGCTGA
- a CDS encoding ABC-2 family transporter protein translates to MSRAIRAYPTLLRVGFADAVAYRVEFLIWILTTNMPLVMLAMMRAVARDAPIGNFGQAEFTAYYLVGLLVRLLTGVWVGYELINDIRQGTIAMRLLRPIHPLFAYSAENVAALPLRGLVTLPLVGVILLVLQPGQLTHDPALIAIFVLGVALAWAITFLIQASIGALGFHIESSYSVSELYFGLFSVFSGYLIPLELFPHWVQRVNAWLPFRFQMGFPVEVMIGHLSREQALRELGTSAAWVAAFFVILNLLWRTGVKRYQAYGG, encoded by the coding sequence CTGAGCCGCGCCATTCGCGCGTATCCCACGCTGTTGCGCGTGGGCTTCGCGGATGCCGTCGCGTACCGCGTGGAGTTCCTGATCTGGATCCTCACCACCAACATGCCGCTGGTGATGCTGGCCATGATGCGCGCCGTGGCCCGCGACGCGCCGATCGGCAACTTCGGCCAGGCGGAGTTCACCGCATATTATTTAGTTGGATTGTTGGTCCGGCTGCTCACGGGCGTCTGGGTGGGCTACGAGCTCATCAACGACATCCGCCAGGGCACCATCGCCATGCGGCTCCTGCGGCCGATTCATCCGCTCTTCGCGTACTCGGCCGAGAACGTGGCCGCGCTGCCGCTGCGCGGCTTGGTGACGCTGCCGCTGGTGGGCGTGATCCTCCTCGTGCTACAGCCCGGCCAGCTCACGCATGATCCGGCGCTGATCGCGATCTTCGTGCTCGGCGTGGCGCTCGCGTGGGCGATCACGTTCTTGATTCAGGCGAGCATCGGCGCGCTCGGGTTCCACATCGAGAGCTCGTACTCGGTGAGTGAGCTGTACTTTGGATTGTTCAGTGTCTTTTCGGGTTACCTGATACCGCTCGAGCTCTTTCCGCACTGGGTGCAGCGCGTGAACGCGTGGCTGCCGTTCCGATTTCAGATGGGCTTTCCCGTGGAGGTGATGATCGGGCACCTCTCGCGCGAGCAGGCGCTGCGCGAGCTGGGCACCTCGGCGGCGTGGGTGGCCGCGTTCTTCGTGATCTTGAACCTCCTCTGGCGCACCGGCGTGAAGCGGTACCAGGCGTACGGAGGCTAG
- a CDS encoding ATP-binding cassette domain-containing protein, with product MIDVRQLAKVYRVHKRDPGMAAAFKALFHRVYDDVRAVDGITFQIAAGERVGFLGPNGAGKTTTLKMLAGLLHPTAGEAKVLGFTPFERRPEFLSQVTLVMGQKQQLLWDLPPSETFAINKAIYQIPDATFRETLGELTELLQLGELVSKPTRTLSLGERMKCELAAALLHRPKVLFLDEPTIGLDVGMQAIVRSFVKGYNERFGATVLLTSHYMDDVVALCPRVIVIDKGRLIYDGPLDELVHKVRPEKRLSLRLGKTVDRADVERFGSVISLEANQATLQISQARLQESVAGLLSALPVVDLTVEDAPLEEVMSELFRGNAPPPNGASR from the coding sequence ATGATCGATGTGCGTCAGCTGGCCAAGGTCTACCGCGTGCACAAGCGCGACCCGGGCATGGCCGCGGCGTTCAAGGCGCTCTTCCACCGCGTCTATGACGACGTCCGCGCCGTCGACGGCATCACCTTCCAGATCGCCGCCGGCGAGCGCGTGGGCTTCCTCGGCCCCAACGGCGCGGGCAAGACGACCACGCTCAAGATGCTCGCCGGCCTGCTCCACCCCACCGCGGGCGAGGCCAAGGTCCTCGGCTTCACGCCCTTCGAGCGCCGGCCGGAGTTCCTCTCCCAGGTGACGCTGGTGATGGGCCAGAAGCAGCAGCTCCTCTGGGACCTGCCGCCGAGCGAGACCTTCGCCATCAACAAGGCCATCTACCAGATCCCCGACGCCACCTTCCGCGAGACGCTCGGCGAGCTCACCGAGCTGTTGCAGCTCGGCGAGCTGGTGAGCAAGCCCACGCGGACGCTCTCGCTCGGTGAGCGCATGAAGTGCGAGCTCGCGGCGGCGCTGCTCCATCGACCGAAGGTGCTCTTCCTCGACGAGCCCACCATCGGCCTCGACGTGGGCATGCAGGCCATCGTCCGCAGCTTCGTGAAGGGCTACAACGAGCGCTTCGGCGCCACGGTGCTCCTCACCAGCCACTACATGGACGACGTGGTCGCGCTCTGCCCGCGGGTGATCGTCATCGACAAGGGCCGGCTCATCTACGACGGCCCGCTCGACGAGCTCGTGCACAAAGTCCGGCCCGAGAAGCGGCTCTCGCTGCGCCTGGGCAAGACCGTCGATCGCGCTGACGTGGAGCGCTTCGGCAGCGTGATCTCCCTCGAGGCCAACCAGGCCACGCTGCAGATCTCCCAGGCGCGCTTGCAGGAGTCGGTCGCGGGATTGCTGAGCGCGCTGCCGGTCGTGGACCTCACCGTCGAGGACGCGCCGCTCGAAGAGGTGATGAGCGAGCTCTTCCGCGGAAATGCGCCGCCGCCGAACGGGGCCTCGCGGTGA